AGCGTTTTTTGCCACCGACGTCAATTGACCCGGTTTGGCCAGCGGGGGAACACCCTCGTAATCTGTTTCATTAATCAACTCAATGTACGATTTCGACTGAGGCGCGACAGTCACCGGGGAACCGGATTCATCCGCGACCCAGAAGAAGGCCGTGATTACGATTGCTGCGCCAAGCGAAATGGTTGTCATTAATTGAGTCATAATAATTTACTTCTTGCCAGTCTATTACATTTGTTATCATTGAAACCGACGGGGATCCAGGAAAAAGTACCTCACAAACAGACCAGGCCCTTGTTTTCAAGTCGAGGAACATCGAGATTCAGGGCAAGCGCTCCTAATATGGCGATTATCCCGGTTAAGTTCATTACAGTTTGATCACAAAGTTACAACGACATGAAATTCCCACTGCACACATTCGAAGTCAGCAGTCCGTCTGAGAAAGCTTTTATTCGACTGCTGCAGAAAGCCTTAGACAGGCTGCCAGCTATTGTGGAACAGGAAATATCAGGTGCAGACCGCTTACGTTTTCGACTGATACTGGAAGATTATGTCGTCGGACTGTTAAAAGACATGCAGGCAAGTCAGCATCTCTCACGCAATTGGACCCCGTCCGATTATCTGATCATTGTGCAGTTTGAAAAAACACAGGGCACCATCTGCTTCAACGGGCAGCAGCAAGTCATTCCTTTTACAACATAAATATCTGGAAGAGTCGAAAAATCTGAAGGCAAACCATGAACTCGGAAGGAGTCAGGTCATGTTTCATTCAAAAGTCACGTTTTACCTTGTTCTCATTCTGGCAGGACTGATTGTGTTCTCCTCATCTGAAAACAACCAGGCTGCCAACCCCAAAGTTGACCCAACGCAAGTCATTCTACGTTCGATTCAGCCAGCCGAGGGGCCTCAACTGGAAATTCGAATCGGCCATTTAGTCTGCAAAACAAAAGAACTGAATTTTCAGCGGAAAGAAGGCCCGGAATACAATGTGCAGCCAGTCGGCGGGAAAGTGCAAGTCAAAAGCGACAAGCAACGTATTGTTTCACAGCAGATGGAATATTCGCTCCCCTGGTTAACAGGAGAGCGCTGATTCAGGAAACTTAAGTTGTGGGATTTCCGCCAGCATCTACGACTCCGAACGGGATGATATTATCGTGATCGCATGCTGTTCGCGATTCAATGACGGAGCTTCACACCGGTTTAAAAATATCGACCCGTGGATTATTTTGAATTCGCATATATACATATTTCCCCTACCTGATATACTCTATCTAGATCTAATCGCATTTTAGCATCGCATCTCGCGTACTATGATGCTCGGCCCAATAGCCTCGGGAGACACTACAGTAAAACGGGACACAGTCTAAAAGTACCCGATTCAGATTGACGGGGGAAGATTGATATGCAATTCTCGCGTATAGGCAAGTGGCTTCTAATTCCAGTATTAACCGCCTATGTACTCTGGCTCATAATGTACTCGGAAAAACAGAAGATCGAATTCGCCAAACAACGGCTGCGTTCCCAAGGATTATATATTCAGGAAATCTATCGCTTTCATCCCATCCGGGAGTCAACCTTCAAACTGGAATATGTATTTGACACAGAAGCGCTCAGCATTTCCCAGATCAATTCTTCTGACTCTCGCAGGGCATCTGAGTTTATTGAGGATCTAAAAAAACTGGCACCCTCAATTAGAAGTGTGGATATCGAAGGTGCCGTCTTCACTGACCAGGATGTAATCGCTTTGGGTCAAATGCCAAAGTTAGGATATGTAAGTCTGAACGGTTCTGAATTGACGGATTCAGGAATCGAGGCTTTATCAAAGATCAAAGAACTTGGAACGCTTGCCATTTATGATCTTCAGTTACCAGACAGCAAGGTCATCTGGTTGCAGAACTGCACGGAATTGTGGAAACTGACTCTCCACAATTGTGAACTCAGTCCTGAAACGTACCAGCAATTGGCAGCCCTGGAACAACTTGAAAAGCTTAATCTGCTCAACTCCAACATTCGTTCATCAGACCTGCAATCTCTCGCAAATCTTTCAAGTTTAGATGAGCTTATCCTTGAAGGAACACGGGTGGACGATCAGGCGGGTCCCTACCTGAATAGACTGAAAACGCTTCAACGACTGGATCTTGGTAGAACAAAGGTCGGAGCGGAAGTATGTAAACAGCTTTCAAAAATTAACTTAAAAGAACTCATACTCAGAAAGACACCAGTAGACGACCGGGCGGCACCTTACCTGAAGAACATGAAAGCAATACAGCGATTGAATCTCAGCAGAACGAACGTGGGAGACGAAGTATGCCTTCAGGTTGCGAAAATTGACAGTTTGATATCCTTAAATCTAAATCAGACCCCCATTACTGACAGCGGCGTTCAGGCACTGCTTCAGGGATGCCTTAACGTCAAAGGACTTTATCTCGACCGATGCCAGATTTCCAGCAACGCGTTTTCGGCATCAAAACAGTGGCCAGCAAACCTAATTGGTCTGACGCTCAAAGGCACTAATCTGTCTGGACCAGAGTTTCTACAAATCTATCGAGATCATGATTCCTTAATCTGGACTTCGTTCGACTGGGAAGACGATACAGATCTGACTTATCAAAAGTATCTCAAAATGGAAAGATCACGCATCTTGAGCGTTCGAAAAAATGAAAAAGAGAATAGCTAGAGCGCATCACATATAACCATAGCGTCTCTCAATCTATGATACTCGGTCCAAATGGTACTGGAGACGCTATAGTAAAACTGGACACAGTCTAACCTGGGTATCTCACCAGATTTGATCAAGCCTGCGGTGTTTCCTTGTATCCTGGTTCAGAAGAAGAATCAGTCAGGAATTCCATCTTGCCGCTTTTTACGTCGTAGAGCGCGCCGACAACCATGACCTTGCCGGCATCCACCAGATCACGAATCACTTCACTGCGGGACTTTATTTCGTGAACGCTGCGATAGACGTTACGTCGTGCAGTTTCGTCGACAAACCGTTCTTTTTCTTCCTCGCTCATCCGAGGCACTTCCGAACAGGATTCATCATCGACACAGGGGGCGATTTCATTGACAATCGAATCCAGGTGCGAGCAGCCTGTCACTTGCGATGCATCATTATCCTCGCACATCATTTCTACTGTAGATGTGACGGCACCGCAACGGGTATGCCCCAGCACCAGCACCAGTTTCACCCCGACCACCACGACACCATATTCAATGCTGCCCAGCGACTTGTTTCCGATTACATTCCCGGCAACACGCACGCTGAAAATGTCTCCTATTCCCAGGTCCAGTACCAGTTCCGCCGGCACACGGGAATCGATACAACTCAGGACTACCGCCAGGGGATTCTGTTCGCCGGCAGTGGCATTGACCTGACGTCCCAGGTCGCGTGAGAGTCGGTTGTGCGTGTAGAACCGCTCGTTCCCTTCACGTAAAATCTGCAGGACCTGGTCTGGTGTGATCCGGTCTTTCAGTTCTCGCGTGGAATAGTCGGCGAACTGAATTTCATCGTTCAACTGGTACTTTTTCCGGAAGCCGCGCAAACTGACTTTCATCCCCCGTGCAGGGCCGATTTTATCCTTGAACTCCTGAATCAGACTCAGAATATCAGGGTCGATGTAGTCTGTACTGGTAGCATCAATCAGCATGTTTGTACCGGGAGTTGCGTCGTTAAATACTTGATCCAGCGCGGCCCGGTTTAGAAAGCTGACCTGGTTTGCCAGTTCGATATGCAGTACGTCTCCTCCGGCGTGTGTCTCCACAATTCGGCGGATGGGCTGCCGCAGGCTACTGTTCAGGATAAACAGCAGACTCACACCAAGACCAATCAGGATCCCGACTAACAGGTCGGTAAACACGATCGAGAGCAACGTAATCAGGAACGGCAGAAACTGATAGCGTCCCTCACTCCACATCTGTCGAAACAGGGAGGGGCTGGCCAGTTTGAAACCGGTCACCAGCAGTATCGCTGCCAGCGCCGCCAGGGGAATCATATTCATATACACCGGGATTAACGCGACTGCGATCAACAGCAGGATGCCGTGAAATATACACGAGAGCTTGGTCTTCGCTCCCGCGTTCACATTCACAGAACCACGCACAATCACCGATGTCACAGGCAGACCACCAATCAGGCCGGCAGTGATGTTACCCACTCCCTGCGCAATCAATTCACGACTGGGGGGAGAATTGCGGTTTTCGGGATCAAGCTTGTCGACGGCTTCCAGGTTCAACAGAGTTTCCAGTGAAGCGACAATCGCGATTGTCACGGCTGCGACATAGATGGCAGGATTGGCCCACTGAGAAAAATCAGGGAACTTCAGGAAGGTCAGCAGATCGCCGGCTGTTTCCGCAACAGGAATCTGCACCAGGTGGCTGGTTTGAATCGACCAGGGGCCGCCCAGGCGTTGAAACAACATATGCAGGCTCACACCCAGCAGCACCACCATCAGCGGGCCGGGAATCACCGAATTTTTCAACAGCTTGATCCGGTTCCAGAACACCAGTAGTGCAATCGAAGAGATCCCCACGACAGCGGCACCATAATGGATATCGCCTTCAAAGACCGTCAGAATCTCAGAAAATGTGTTCTGTTTGTCTGGCTGCGTGAATGACATTTCCCCTTCCGGGTCGGAATCGTGTCCCACAACATGGGGAATCTGTTTCAGAATCAGAATCACCCCGATGGCCGCCAGCAGACCTTTGATCACACTGGAAGGAAAAAATGCAGACAGTGAACCGGCACGGACTATGCCCAGGACAATCTGGATTACCCCACCCAGCATGACCGCCAGCAGGAAGGCCTCAAAAGAACCTAAAGTGGCAATTTGCGCGATGACAATTGCTGTCAAACCGGCGGCCGGGCCGCTCACACTGGTACTCGATCCACTGATCGATCCCACCACAATTCCGCCGATAATCCCCGATACTAATCCAGAGAATAGCGGAGCACCGGAAGCCAGGGCAATTCCCAGGCAGAGAGGAAGTGCTACAAGAAACACCACCAGACCTGATGTCAGGTCGCGTGGCAGGTAGGTAAGGGGATAGCCCGAAAGACGTGCGTCGTTCATGTCTATTCACTCATTCTTAATTTTAAGTTTGGCGGGTAATTCACAGAAACTGGAAACCGAATCTGATCTCTAAAGGAGTCACACATCGGAACTGTGTCTGCACTTATATCAGGGTCTGAGGACTTGGAGTACCTGAATCATCTGATTTATCAGACAGCTCTTATGGATTCGTTCTTAAGCATCCAGACCCGCGGCACAGTATTATAAAATCACATCTCGTTTTACAATCAGCTTTTACAAATATTTTTATGATATTGATTACTGATCTAGATTTTTCTACTTTAAAAAATGCACCTGTGACTATAACCCATCAGGGGAAATCAGCAAACAGTTTTTGCCATTCCTACTGGACACCTTCAAACTACGAGAACAGCTGACATTTCCAGACCTGTAGATCTATTTGTACTGATAATACCCACCAGTGCCACACAGCTTGCTGCGTGGACAAACGAAAGAGGGTTTCCATGCCATCCCATCTCCCCTTCAAGCTGGCGAGCTTGATTCTCGGATTAATACCTGCTGTGATTCTCTCAGCAGCCCCCGGGCCATCGGACTGGTCACAATGGCGAGGACCAAACCGTGATGGTGTTATCAAAGCCACAGAATTTCCGGATAGCCTGTCTGAACAATCTCTGACCCAGGTCTGGAAAATCCCGCTCGGTCCCGGTTACTCGGGCCCCATCGTCACTGCGGATCGTGTGTTCGTGACGGAAACCGTCGATAAGAAAACCGAAGTCGTGCGCGCCTTCGATCGCGCGACTGGCAAACTCATCTGGAAACAGGAATGGCCCGGCTCGATGAGTGTCCCCTTCTTTGCCAAAGCCAACGGAGACTGGATTCGAGCGACCCCCGCTTACGATGGCGAACGACTTTACGTTGCCGGTATTCGTGATGTACTCGTCTGCCTGAATGCAGAGAATGGCGAAGTGCTCTGGCGTCTTGACTTCGTGGAAAAACTGAAAACACCTCCCCCTGCTTTCGGGTTTGCTTCTTCACCGCTCATCGTCGGCGATGCGCTGTATGTCCAGGCAGGCGGCGGATTGTGTAAGGTCAATAAGTTGACCGGCGAAATTGAATGGCGGGCACTTGAAGATGGGGGCGGTATGTTTGGTAGCGCCTTCTCTTCACCTTATTACGCCACCCTGAATGGGGTTCCGCAGTTAATCGTCCAGACCCGCACCACGCTGACGGGCATCAATCCGGAAGATGGATCGGTTTACTGGAAACAGGACATCCCCGCCTTCCGAGGTATGAATATTCTGACTCCCACTGTGCACGAGAATGCTGTATTCACCAGCAGCTACGGCGGCAAGTCTTTTCTTTATACTCCTGACAAGTCAGGCGAATCGGCAGCCCCACAGGAAATCTGGACCAACAAAGCCCAGGGATATATGTCGTCTCCGCTGATCATTAACGGTTCCATTTACCTGCATCTGCGGAATCAGCGTTTTACCTGCATCGATCTCCAGACAGGCGAAACCCGCTGGACCACGACCCCCTACGGAAAATACTGGAGCATGGTGACCGATGGTAATAAGATACTGGCACTCGATCAGAACGGCGACCTGCTGTTGATCAACGCGAACCCGGAAAAGTTTGAACTGCTCGACCGACGTAAAGTGGCCGACGATTCCTGGGCACACATTGCGATCAGCGGCAATGAACTCTTCATCCGCGCCCTGGACCATCTGGCCGTTTATCGCTGGAACACTTCTGATACCGAAAAATAACCGATTCCCATGACAGTTCCAGAAATCCGCATTCGCGAACTCAACCAGTGCTCACTGCAACAGGACGGCGATTTTGTTCTGTACTGGATGATCGCCAATCGACGAACCCGCTATAATTACAGTCTGCAGCGAGCGGTGGACCTCAGTAAAGAACTCAATAAGCCTCTGCTTGTGTTCGAAGCGCTTCGCTGCGGCTACGAGTGGGCCAGCGACCGTCTGCATCGATTCATCCTGCAGGGAATGGCCGACAACCGGGACAGTTTGCTGGACAGCCCCGTGGGTTACTACTGTTATGTAGAACCCAAAGCCGGTCATGGCTCGGGACTGCTGTCGGCTTTGGCAACAAAGGCCTGCGCGGTCGTCACCGATGACTTCCCCTGTTTCTTCATTCCCCAGATGTTGAAGTCAGTCGCGTCGCGTTTAACAGTCCGGCTGGAAGCCATCGATTCCAACGGTCTCCTGCCGTTGCGAGCCGCTTCGCAGATTTATCCGACCGCCTACGCGTTTCGCCGCTTTCTGCACAAAACGCTGCCAGACCATCTGGATCAGAGCCCTAAAATTAACCCGCAGTCGCACATCGAACTTTCCGCATTCTCATCAGTACCAGATGAGATTCTGGAACGCTGGCCGATGGCATCGGAGCAACTCTTACAGGCGACTCCCGAAGTCCTGGCGGACCTGCCCCTTGATCATCAGGTCGGCCCGGCTGACTTTGATGGGGGGATGCAGGCTGCGAGTAAAACGCTCAAACAGTTTCTTGACGTGCGGTTTGAACGGTATGCAGAGGAACGCAATCTACCGGAAGAAGAGGTCACCAGTGGACTCTCGCCTTACCTGCACTTCGGTCATATCTCAGCCCATGAAGTGTTCAAGCGCGTCGCCGACCGGGAAGACTGGAACTTTGCAAAAGTAATGGATCAGAAAGCGACTGGCAAACGGGCCGGCTGGTGGCAAATGAGTGAAACCGCCGAGGGATTTCTGGACGAATTGATCACCTGGCGCGAACTGGGTTATAACATGTGCTGGCAGCGTGACGATTACGATCAGTATGCATCACTACCCGACTGGGCGCGAACGACACTCGAAGAACACGCCGCTGATAAACGCGATCCCTGCTACACGCTGGAAGAATTCGAACAGGCCCGTACCCACGATGAACTCTGGAATGCCGCCCAGACACAACTGGTTACGGAAGGTCGACTGCATAATTACATGCGGATGCTCTGGGGCAAGAAAATTCTGCACTGGTCTGAATCTCCGCAGGCGGCGCTGGAGATCATGATGCACCTCAACAACAAATACGCGGTCGATGGTCGGAACCCGAATTCCTATTCGGGCATCTTCTGGTGCTTAGGCCGTTATGATCGTGCCTGGGGCCCCGAGCGACCGATCTTCGGAAAAATCCGCTACATGACCTGCGAAAACACGGCCCGTAAATTCAGCGTGGACGGTTACCTGGAACGTTTCAGCAAAGAAAAGCGGCAAGGCTCTCTGTTCGATTGAAGTCACATCGCTGGAACGTTTAAACTGACTCTCCAGTAATAATGTATCCAGGTGACGGTCGGCTTAACGGGAACTTCGGTTTTGAACAGACATCTATTCGAGGGAACGGTACCCTACTACGCGCGTTACCGCGTTCCCTATCCACAGGCACTTCTGTCACAGGTCTGCGAACAGGCGCGATTGGCCAACAGAGGCCGACTGCTGGACCTGGGCTGTGGCACGGGGGAACTCGCGATCCGCCTGGCGCCCCGCTTTCAGGACGTGATCGCCGTCGATCCTGATACGGAAATGCTGGCAGCCGCACAACAGAAAGCTCAGAATCAGCGGGTCACCAACATTCAATGGCTTCATCAGAGTGCCGAGCAGTTGACCGCGGAACCGAATTCTTTCGAGTTGATCACGATCGGTGCCGCCTTCCACTGGATGGACCGTCCCATCATGGCGCCGCGCATCCGCAGTTGGCTCCAGCCGCAGCAGCCCCTGGTCATTTTGGGTTACACCAGCATCTGGAGCGGCAACGCCGACTGGCATCCCCTGGTCCGCACTGTCTTAAAACGCTGGCTGGGCGAAAAACGACGCGCGGGTTCCGGTGAATTCAACAATCTCGCGGCTCCGCATGAACTGGTCTTAATCGACGCCGGTTACCAACTGGAAGAAATAAAATACGAGCATCCGCAGACCTGGACTTTGGACGACCTGCTGGGCAACCTGTATTCGACGTCCTTCGCCTCCCCCGCCGTTCTGGGCGAGAAGCAAGCGGACTTCGAAGCCGACCTGCGAGCCACCCTGCTCGACTTTAACCCCAGCGGCGTCTATGAGGAACAGATGACGTTTTATGCGCTGCTTGCGCGGCACGAGTAAAAAACGACCTTCAGGTTGAGAATCTGGAAGTGTTGAGATTTTTTTATGCGGGCGGAAAAAAAAAGTAATCAGTGGCTACTGGATACCGGCAGTGACGCGATGAACTCGTCGAAGACGCGGCGGTACTCTTCCGGTTGAGGATCGTTATGCCCTGCTCCCGGGATGACGATAAACTGTTTCGGCCCCCCGGCTGCGTCGAAGAGTTTCCGTCCCAGTTCGATTGGGATCAATAGATCTTTGTCGCCATGACTTTGCAGCAAGGGTCCCGAATAGTTCCCGATCTTTCCGGCTGAGTTCAATCGCTGAGTCATATTCAGGCTCGGAAAAATCCACGGCATATGGTGAGCCGCGGCATCGGGAAGCGATGAGAATGTGCTGGCAAGAACCAGCCCCCGCGCGCCGTCTTGTGCCGCCAGATCCACGGCGACCGCTCCTCCCAGCGAACGGCCCATGAGTACGATTTCCGTTTCCTCAACACCAGCACGCGAAGCCAGCCAGGCGCGGGCCGCACGCGCATCCTGCAAGATACCGCGTTCGCTCGGTTTGCCTTCACTCTTGCCGTATCCCCGGTAATCAAAAGTCATGATCGCGAGGCCATGACGCTCCTGCAGGATCTTTAATGTTTCGCCTCGACTGACGATGTTCCCCGCGTTGCCATGACAGAACAGCGCCACCGCACGTGGTTTCGGGTGTCCCAGAAACCAGCCATGCAGCCGCGTCCCGTCCTCTGTTTCGAACCAGGCATCTTCGAAAGGAAGATTCTCTGGAAGCGAATCCGATTCGGGAAATGGCCGAGGCTGATAAACCAGCGCACGTTCCACGGGAACCAGCGGCGACAGCGGCCCCAGGGAGGCACAACCCACCAGCAGGAAAAGCAGCCCCCACACGAGTTGATAAGATAGGCGCATGAACATCTCCGGGAGAAAGAAGCGACGGAGAGTAAACGATCGGCAGCCAGCAAGTCAATGTTGATCTTGCTGAAAGCGTCTGATGGCATTCCTGAGGAATCAGCAGGAAACATACAACCGAATCATTCAAGGGTGTCTGATACACCAGCGACCTCAACGGAAGTTATGACTTCCCCCATAGCTGAAACAGATTTGATCCACTAAAATCAAACGTGCGTTCCGCTGCTGGAGAGTTCCAGATCCGGAACTCATTAACACGCTCAAGTGATTCGTATCTACTGTAATGAACAGGTACCTGATGACTCCTCCGGATAACAACTCTCTCACCTGGTATCAGCTCGACCTCAATCAAGTCGCGGAACGGCTGCAATCACCTGATCAGGGGCTGACGCTTTCTGAAGTGGAAACCCGCCGTGCGGAAGTTGGACTGAATGAACTGATCGAAAAACAGCGTAAATCCATCTGGATGATGTTTCTGGATCAGTTCAAGGATTTTATGATTCTGGTTCTGATCGCCGCCGCGATCATTTCCGGGGTGATCGGAGAAGTGGCCGACACCATCGCGATTACAGTCATCGTACTGCTCAATGCCATTCTGGGCTTCATCCAGGAATACCGGGCAGAGAAAGCCATGGCGGCTTTGAAAAAAATGGCGGCTCCTTCTGCAAACGTCGTGCGAGACGACAAAATCGAGACCGTTCCGGTAGGGCAACTCGTCCCCGGTGACCGGGTCCTGCTGGAGGCAGGCAACATTGTGCCCGCAGACTTGCGACTGACAGAAGCGGTTCAGTTACAGATCAATGAAGCTGCCTTAACGGGTGAATCGTTGACCGTCGAAAAGGTCACACAGGCCCTTCCCGAAGCAGACCTCCCCCTCGGCGACCGGAAAAACCTTGCCTTTAAAGGCACCTTGATCACCAAAGGTCGCGGCCAGGGAATTGTGACCGAAACGGGCATGCAGACACAACTGGGACAGATCGCCACGTTGCTCCAGGATCAGGAAGAAGGACGCACACCCCTGCAGAAACGCCTGGCCACGTTCGGCAAGAAACTCGCGTATGTGATACTGGCGATCTGCGCGATTGTCTTTATCGCGGGTCTGTCCAGGGGGGAACCGCCGCTGCTGATGTTGCTGACGTCGATCTCCCTGGCGGTCGCTGCGATCCCGGAAGCACTACCCGCGGTGATTACGATTTCACTGGCGCTGGGGGCACGTAAGCTCGTCAAGCAACAGGCGCTCATCCGCAAACTTCCTGCCGTCGAAACGCTGGGGTCAGTCTCTTATATCTGCACCGATAAAACCGGAACCCTTACACAGAACCGGATGACCGTCGAACAGGTTTATCTCAACGGCGAACTCGTCGCTCCGGACGAACTCCCTGTGACAGTTGAGGAATCCCAGACTGACCAGAGTCTCGCAGAGCGATCCCATCCCGAATTGCTGCTCTGTGCGCTGGCACTCTGTAACGACACCCGACTGGACGGCGACGATGAGGCCATCGGCGATCCGACTGAAACGGCTCTGTTTGAACTGGCGCGGGAGAAAGGCTTTCTGCGCGAGTCACTGGAAAAAACATTTCCCCGTCTGGCCGAGATCCCCTTCGATGCCGAACGCAAGCTGATGACCACCTTTCATCCCTGGAGTGAGGGCCAGGTTGTTTCCATTACAAAAGGGGCCGCTGAAGAAATCGTAGCCCGCTCGACTCATGAGTATTCCCCGGCGGAGCAGATCGAGATCAACCAGGAACAGGTCCAGAGCACTGCAGAACAGATTGCCGGAGAAGGTTTGAGAACCCTGGGCTTCGGACTGCGGATCTGGAACGCTGTCCCGGAAACACTCATACCGGAAGAGGTGGAATCCGCATTGACCCTGGCCGGGCTGATCGGAATGCTGGATCCTCCCCGGCCGGAAGTAGCGGAATCGGTGGCTCTCTGTCGCTCGGCCGGCATCCATCCGGTGATGATTACCGGCGATCATCCCCTGACCGCGGAGATGATTGCCCGGCGGGTGGGGATTCTCGATGAACAGGAGAAAGGCGTCGTGCTTACAGGTCGGCAGCTCGAACAGATGTCCCTGGAAGCATTGGAATGCCAGGTTGAAAAAG
The sequence above is a segment of the Gimesia algae genome. Coding sequences within it:
- a CDS encoding PQQ-binding-like beta-propeller repeat protein, which codes for MPSHLPFKLASLILGLIPAVILSAAPGPSDWSQWRGPNRDGVIKATEFPDSLSEQSLTQVWKIPLGPGYSGPIVTADRVFVTETVDKKTEVVRAFDRATGKLIWKQEWPGSMSVPFFAKANGDWIRATPAYDGERLYVAGIRDVLVCLNAENGEVLWRLDFVEKLKTPPPAFGFASSPLIVGDALYVQAGGGLCKVNKLTGEIEWRALEDGGGMFGSAFSSPYYATLNGVPQLIVQTRTTLTGINPEDGSVYWKQDIPAFRGMNILTPTVHENAVFTSSYGGKSFLYTPDKSGESAAPQEIWTNKAQGYMSSPLIINGSIYLHLRNQRFTCIDLQTGETRWTTTPYGKYWSMVTDGNKILALDQNGDLLLINANPEKFELLDRRKVADDSWAHIAISGNELFIRALDHLAVYRWNTSDTEK
- a CDS encoding class I SAM-dependent methyltransferase encodes the protein MNRHLFEGTVPYYARYRVPYPQALLSQVCEQARLANRGRLLDLGCGTGELAIRLAPRFQDVIAVDPDTEMLAAAQQKAQNQRVTNIQWLHQSAEQLTAEPNSFELITIGAAFHWMDRPIMAPRIRSWLQPQQPLVILGYTSIWSGNADWHPLVRTVLKRWLGEKRRAGSGEFNNLAAPHELVLIDAGYQLEEIKYEHPQTWTLDDLLGNLYSTSFASPAVLGEKQADFEADLRATLLDFNPSGVYEEQMTFYALLARHE
- a CDS encoding alpha/beta hydrolase — protein: MRLSYQLVWGLLFLLVGCASLGPLSPLVPVERALVYQPRPFPESDSLPENLPFEDAWFETEDGTRLHGWFLGHPKPRAVALFCHGNAGNIVSRGETLKILQERHGLAIMTFDYRGYGKSEGKPSERGILQDARAARAWLASRAGVEETEIVLMGRSLGGAVAVDLAAQDGARGLVLASTFSSLPDAAAHHMPWIFPSLNMTQRLNSAGKIGNYSGPLLQSHGDKDLLIPIELGRKLFDAAGGPKQFIVIPGAGHNDPQPEEYRRVFDEFIASLPVSSSH
- a CDS encoding leucine-rich repeat domain-containing protein, coding for MQFSRIGKWLLIPVLTAYVLWLIMYSEKQKIEFAKQRLRSQGLYIQEIYRFHPIRESTFKLEYVFDTEALSISQINSSDSRRASEFIEDLKKLAPSIRSVDIEGAVFTDQDVIALGQMPKLGYVSLNGSELTDSGIEALSKIKELGTLAIYDLQLPDSKVIWLQNCTELWKLTLHNCELSPETYQQLAALEQLEKLNLLNSNIRSSDLQSLANLSSLDELILEGTRVDDQAGPYLNRLKTLQRLDLGRTKVGAEVCKQLSKINLKELILRKTPVDDRAAPYLKNMKAIQRLNLSRTNVGDEVCLQVAKIDSLISLNLNQTPITDSGVQALLQGCLNVKGLYLDRCQISSNAFSASKQWPANLIGLTLKGTNLSGPEFLQIYRDHDSLIWTSFDWEDDTDLTYQKYLKMERSRILSVRKNEKENS
- a CDS encoding cryptochrome/DNA photolyase family protein is translated as MTVPEIRIRELNQCSLQQDGDFVLYWMIANRRTRYNYSLQRAVDLSKELNKPLLVFEALRCGYEWASDRLHRFILQGMADNRDSLLDSPVGYYCYVEPKAGHGSGLLSALATKACAVVTDDFPCFFIPQMLKSVASRLTVRLEAIDSNGLLPLRAASQIYPTAYAFRRFLHKTLPDHLDQSPKINPQSHIELSAFSSVPDEILERWPMASEQLLQATPEVLADLPLDHQVGPADFDGGMQAASKTLKQFLDVRFERYAEERNLPEEEVTSGLSPYLHFGHISAHEVFKRVADREDWNFAKVMDQKATGKRAGWWQMSETAEGFLDELITWRELGYNMCWQRDDYDQYASLPDWARTTLEEHAADKRDPCYTLEEFEQARTHDELWNAAQTQLVTEGRLHNYMRMLWGKKILHWSESPQAALEIMMHLNNKYAVDGRNPNSYSGIFWCLGRYDRAWGPERPIFGKIRYMTCENTARKFSVDGYLERFSKEKRQGSLFD
- a CDS encoding bifunctional SulP family inorganic anion transporter/carbonic anhydrase, producing the protein MNDARLSGYPLTYLPRDLTSGLVVFLVALPLCLGIALASGAPLFSGLVSGIIGGIVVGSISGSSTSVSGPAAGLTAIVIAQIATLGSFEAFLLAVMLGGVIQIVLGIVRAGSLSAFFPSSVIKGLLAAIGVILILKQIPHVVGHDSDPEGEMSFTQPDKQNTFSEILTVFEGDIHYGAAVVGISSIALLVFWNRIKLLKNSVIPGPLMVVLLGVSLHMLFQRLGGPWSIQTSHLVQIPVAETAGDLLTFLKFPDFSQWANPAIYVAAVTIAIVASLETLLNLEAVDKLDPENRNSPPSRELIAQGVGNITAGLIGGLPVTSVIVRGSVNVNAGAKTKLSCIFHGILLLIAVALIPVYMNMIPLAALAAILLVTGFKLASPSLFRQMWSEGRYQFLPFLITLLSIVFTDLLVGILIGLGVSLLFILNSSLRQPIRRIVETHAGGDVLHIELANQVSFLNRAALDQVFNDATPGTNMLIDATSTDYIDPDILSLIQEFKDKIGPARGMKVSLRGFRKKYQLNDEIQFADYSTRELKDRITPDQVLQILREGNERFYTHNRLSRDLGRQVNATAGEQNPLAVVLSCIDSRVPAELVLDLGIGDIFSVRVAGNVIGNKSLGSIEYGVVVVGVKLVLVLGHTRCGAVTSTVEMMCEDNDASQVTGCSHLDSIVNEIAPCVDDESCSEVPRMSEEEKERFVDETARRNVYRSVHEIKSRSEVIRDLVDAGKVMVVGALYDVKSGKMEFLTDSSSEPGYKETPQA